A genomic segment from Desulfurispirillum indicum S5 encodes:
- a CDS encoding cation:proton antiporter, protein MSQQDAFTLLLFVAGAFIMPNISRALRIPGSVGEILYGILIGCFFASSLADGDAISFLASFGFIVLMYMAGLEIDLEEMKSLPTREIVVMHAYFACIVLFAILAVLLLNQPPFFLLLYCTMAIGLLYPVLREMRLLHGEFGKNILILASVAEIYVLLAFTFFVVQHKFGFTPVAAMQILYVFLFSFAAYLFLRFLQLWLWWFPSLISVFVKTGNLSESGIRSNFVIMLSFVALAMALGIEPIIGAFIGGILFSAIFKEKENIRESFSTFGNGFLIPIFFIYVGFQFDHTMLSQVQVVLDALAFSLVFLLIRIFGLFPFFFSRRNMREVMIIPLATSFPLTLLVAFGQLGQSLGMISDRVTVTIVLAAMICALVYPSLMRFIGQRLLIPSQPKF, encoded by the coding sequence ATGAGCCAGCAGGATGCCTTCACCCTGCTGCTGTTTGTGGCGGGCGCGTTTATCATGCCCAATATCAGCAGGGCTCTGCGCATCCCCGGCTCTGTGGGCGAGATCCTGTATGGCATTCTGATAGGCTGTTTTTTCGCCTCTTCCCTTGCCGATGGTGATGCCATCAGCTTTCTGGCCAGCTTTGGTTTTATCGTGCTCATGTACATGGCAGGTCTGGAAATTGACCTTGAGGAGATGAAGAGTCTACCAACCCGCGAGATCGTGGTGATGCACGCGTATTTTGCGTGCATTGTTCTCTTCGCGATCCTGGCAGTTCTCCTTCTGAATCAGCCGCCATTCTTTCTCCTGCTCTACTGCACGATGGCTATTGGCCTGCTGTATCCGGTGCTGCGGGAGATGCGCCTGCTGCATGGGGAGTTCGGCAAGAATATACTGATTCTCGCCAGTGTCGCGGAAATCTATGTTCTTCTGGCCTTTACGTTTTTTGTAGTGCAGCACAAGTTTGGCTTTACACCAGTGGCGGCCATGCAAATTCTCTATGTGTTTTTGTTTTCCTTTGCCGCCTACCTTTTTCTGCGCTTTTTACAGCTATGGCTCTGGTGGTTCCCTTCGCTGATTTCTGTCTTTGTCAAAACCGGCAACCTGAGCGAGTCCGGCATCCGCAGTAACTTTGTCATCATGCTTTCATTTGTTGCCCTTGCCATGGCCCTGGGTATTGAGCCGATTATCGGCGCTTTCATCGGTGGCATCCTCTTCTCGGCCATCTTCAAAGAAAAAGAGAATATCCGTGAAAGTTTCTCTACCTTCGGCAATGGATTTCTGATACCGATCTTTTTTATCTATGTGGGTTTCCAGTTTGATCACACCATGCTTTCACAGGTGCAGGTGGTTCTGGACGCTCTGGCCTTTTCCCTGGTGTTTCTGCTGATCCGCATTTTCGGGCTGTTCCCCTTCTTCTTTTCCCGACGCAACATGCGCGAGGTCATGATCATTCCCCTGGCAACATCGTTTCCCCTGACACTGCTGGTGGCCTTTGGCCAGTTGGGGCAGAGCCTTGGCATGATCAGCGACCGCGTCACGGTGACCATCGTCCTGGCGGCCATGATCTGTGCTCTGGTCTATCCTTCGCTGATGCGTTTCATTGGGCAGCGACTCCTGATACCCTCCCAGCCGAAATTCTGA
- a CDS encoding septal ring lytic transglycosylase RlpA family protein has product MRIVLTLLLLASTLWLTTACGPRDPRASMPPIRKDFGTPAGHAPGTLRSYTIDGQTYHPVETVSTGFRERGIASWYGHPFHGRKTSNGETYDMYKFTAAHKTLPMNVYVQVNNLENGKSTIVRINDRGPFAPRRIIDLSKAAAERIDMVGPGTAPVEIIVLGYNLRDPRAQTTRHQTGDFFRSREMIQQGNFTLQVGAFRSRENAEQQAQQLRTQYQHVSVTPHDSPQGTLYRVRVGRYTTLATAELESERLQRRGVDNVVVAQ; this is encoded by the coding sequence ATGCGCATTGTGCTCACGCTGCTGCTTCTGGCCTCCACTCTGTGGCTGACCACCGCCTGCGGACCACGGGATCCACGGGCTTCCATGCCACCCATACGCAAGGACTTCGGCACCCCCGCCGGACACGCTCCCGGCACCTTGCGATCCTATACCATCGACGGACAGACCTATCATCCCGTTGAAACTGTCTCCACGGGCTTTCGTGAGCGGGGCATCGCCTCCTGGTACGGTCACCCCTTCCACGGACGCAAGACCAGCAACGGCGAGACCTACGACATGTACAAGTTCACGGCCGCCCATAAAACCCTGCCCATGAACGTCTATGTGCAGGTGAACAATCTGGAGAACGGCAAGTCCACCATCGTGCGCATCAACGATCGTGGACCCTTCGCGCCACGCCGGATCATCGATCTTTCCAAGGCTGCGGCAGAGCGTATCGACATGGTCGGCCCCGGCACAGCTCCCGTCGAAATCATCGTGCTGGGCTACAACCTGCGCGATCCCCGCGCGCAGACGACCCGCCACCAGACCGGTGATTTTTTCCGCTCCCGGGAAATGATCCAGCAGGGTAATTTCACCCTGCAGGTGGGCGCTTTCCGCAGCCGTGAAAACGCAGAACAGCAAGCGCAACAGCTCCGTACCCAGTACCAGCACGTGAGTGTCACTCCCCATGACTCACCCCAGGGAACACTTTACCGGGTCAGGGTCGGCAGGTATACTACCCTCGCGACAGCCGAACTGGAGAGCGAGCGGCTGCAGCGCCGCGGTGTGGACAACGTCGTGGTGGCTCAGTAG
- the upp gene encoding uracil phosphoribosyltransferase, translated as MQDVFIVDHPLIQHKLTYIRDRNTSTKMFKELLEEVSMLMAYEITRNLELEDTDIETPLVPTRGKVLGGKKLAVVPILRAGLGMVRGIENLIPNVRIGHLGMYRDHDTLQPVVYYNKLPQDMHQRDVILVDPMLATGGSAVIAVDELKKAGARSVKFMALIAAPEGIRHFFDHHPDVPIYVAAVDEKLSEQGYILPGLGDAGDRIFGTR; from the coding sequence GTGCAGGATGTCTTTATTGTGGATCATCCGCTGATCCAGCATAAACTTACCTATATCAGGGACAGGAATACTTCCACCAAGATGTTCAAGGAGCTGCTGGAAGAGGTTTCCATGCTGATGGCCTATGAGATCACCCGCAACCTGGAGCTGGAAGATACTGATATCGAAACTCCCCTGGTGCCAACCAGGGGTAAGGTGCTGGGTGGCAAAAAGCTGGCGGTGGTACCCATTCTGCGGGCAGGCCTTGGTATGGTGCGCGGCATTGAAAACCTGATTCCCAATGTGCGCATTGGCCACCTGGGTATGTATCGCGATCACGATACCCTGCAACCGGTAGTCTACTACAACAAGCTGCCCCAGGATATGCACCAGCGGGATGTTATTCTGGTGGACCCCATGCTGGCGACAGGTGGCAGCGCTGTCATCGCCGTGGATGAGCTGAAAAAAGCCGGAGCACGCAGTGTCAAGTTTATGGCGCTGATCGCCGCGCCAGAGGGCATCCGTCACTTCTTCGACCATCACCCCGATGTGCCGATCTATGTGGCCGCTGTAGATGAAAAGCTCAGTGAGCAGGGCTACATTCTTCCCGGGCTCGGTGATGCGGGAGATCGCATTTTCGGGACCAGATAA
- a CDS encoding D-sedoheptulose-7-phosphate isomerase, with translation MDTYDIISRQLKEHRQLLDQMEQLIPTIATIADVIAGALRHKHKVLLMGNGGSASDAMHMAGELLGRFLLERHSYPAIALCADNAAMTAIANDYGYENVFRRQVEGLCQGGDIVFGISTSGNSPNVISAMEEAHRKGGVTISLSGRDGGKLAAMTHHSIIIPSPHTPRIQEMHIMVIHILCDLIEKRMEFG, from the coding sequence GTGGATACCTATGATATCATCAGCCGCCAGCTGAAGGAACACCGTCAGCTGCTTGATCAGATGGAGCAGCTGATCCCCACCATTGCCACCATCGCCGATGTGATAGCCGGCGCCCTGCGCCACAAGCACAAGGTGCTGCTGATGGGCAATGGCGGCTCGGCCAGTGATGCCATGCATATGGCCGGTGAGCTGCTCGGTCGCTTTCTGCTGGAGCGCCACTCCTATCCCGCCATTGCCCTGTGCGCTGACAATGCCGCCATGACGGCCATCGCCAATGACTATGGCTATGAAAATGTCTTCCGGCGCCAGGTGGAAGGGCTCTGTCAGGGAGGTGATATTGTCTTTGGCATCAGCACTTCCGGCAATTCCCCCAACGTGATCAGCGCCATGGAAGAGGCCCATCGCAAAGGCGGCGTCACCATCAGCCTCAGTGGTCGCGATGGTGGCAAGCTGGCCGCCATGACCCACCACTCTATCATCATTCCCTCACCCCATACACCGCGTATCCAGGAGATGCACATCATGGTGATCCACATCCTGTGCGATCTGATCGAAAAACGTATGGAGTTCGGGTAG
- a CDS encoding solute carrier family 23 protein produces MRKTITGVQMLFVAFGALVLVPLLTGLDPSVALFTAGIGTLLFQFITKRTVPIFLASSFAYIAPIIVATELYGLPGTLGGLLAAGLVQVALSFAVRLKGDGFIHKYLPAIVVGPVIMLIGLILAPVAVNMAQGMTGDGSYQLVPLPQAITVAAVSLLTTIGVTLWGRGMLRFIPILMGVGSGYATALILGIVSFDPIREAQWFSVPAFTMPEFHLAAILFMIPVVIAPTIEHIGDMIAISKVTGKDYLKEPGLKNTLLGDGLATSTAAMFGGPPNTTYSEVTGAVALLRIYDTTIMTIAAITAITLAFVGKLGAILATIPVPVMGGIMILLFGMITAIGIGSLVRAKVDMANGRNMIIVAVILVFGIGGMALNIGQFHLGSLGLAGLVGVILNIVLPQNLGKES; encoded by the coding sequence ATCCGGAAAACCATTACCGGCGTACAAATGCTCTTTGTCGCTTTTGGCGCCCTGGTTCTGGTTCCCCTGCTCACCGGCCTTGATCCCTCGGTCGCCCTCTTCACCGCCGGCATCGGCACCCTGCTCTTTCAGTTTATCACCAAACGCACAGTGCCCATCTTCCTGGCCAGCTCATTTGCCTACATCGCCCCCATCATCGTTGCCACAGAGCTCTATGGCCTGCCCGGCACATTGGGTGGTCTGCTGGCCGCCGGTCTGGTGCAAGTGGCCCTCTCCTTCGCCGTGCGTCTCAAAGGTGACGGTTTCATCCACAAGTATCTGCCCGCCATTGTAGTAGGGCCAGTCATCATGCTGATCGGGCTGATTCTCGCTCCAGTGGCCGTGAACATGGCCCAGGGAATGACTGGCGACGGCAGTTACCAGCTGGTGCCGCTGCCCCAGGCCATTACGGTTGCCGCTGTATCTCTGCTGACCACCATTGGAGTGACCCTGTGGGGACGAGGCATGCTGCGTTTTATTCCGATCCTGATGGGCGTCGGCAGTGGTTACGCTACTGCTTTGATTCTGGGTATCGTCAGTTTTGACCCCATTCGCGAAGCCCAGTGGTTCTCAGTACCGGCCTTCACCATGCCCGAATTCCACCTGGCTGCCATTCTCTTTATGATTCCCGTGGTCATTGCACCGACCATTGAACACATCGGCGATATGATCGCCATTTCCAAGGTCACCGGCAAAGACTATCTGAAGGAGCCGGGTCTGAAGAATACCCTGCTGGGTGACGGCCTGGCCACCTCCACAGCCGCCATGTTCGGCGGACCACCCAACACCACCTACTCTGAAGTGACCGGCGCTGTGGCCCTGCTGCGCATCTACGATACAACCATCATGACCATCGCCGCCATCACAGCCATTACCCTCGCCTTTGTGGGCAAGCTGGGAGCCATACTGGCGACGATTCCCGTGCCCGTCATGGGTGGTATCATGATCCTGCTCTTCGGCATGATCACCGCCATCGGCATTGGTTCCCTGGTACGGGCCAAGGTGGATATGGCCAACGGACGCAACATGATCATCGTCGCCGTCATTCTCGTCTTCGGCATCGGCGGTATGGCGCTGAATATCGGCCAGTTTCACCTGGGCAGCCTGGGGCTTGCCGGACTGGTGGGCGTCATTCTGAACATTGTGCTGCCACAGAACCTGGGCAAGGAGAGCTGA
- a CDS encoding TlpA family protein disulfide reductase, which translates to MAKNTKKKSSSTFWIGSGLALAIIVGLILFIGLSGDKQTIQAEAVHLSAHIQQASFTDVFGRSVSIGNNKGNVLLVNYWSKDCPACVQELPHLQKLYDTHYGSDFDIISFNLDRISAAELERYLQQNNITFPVVHTSAGYVIENTRISSTPTSDILDKEGNPVRRFVGIPRGTEMDDLIERLMAH; encoded by the coding sequence ATGGCAAAAAATACGAAGAAGAAAAGCAGCAGCACCTTCTGGATTGGCTCCGGCCTGGCACTGGCCATAATCGTCGGCCTGATCCTCTTTATCGGCCTCTCGGGAGACAAGCAAACCATCCAGGCCGAAGCGGTACACCTTTCCGCGCACATCCAGCAGGCCAGTTTCACGGATGTTTTCGGACGTTCGGTGAGCATCGGCAATAACAAAGGCAATGTGTTGCTGGTGAACTACTGGTCTAAGGACTGCCCCGCCTGTGTGCAGGAGCTGCCACACCTGCAGAAGCTCTATGACACCCACTACGGCAGCGACTTTGACATTATCAGCTTCAACCTGGACCGCATTTCGGCGGCAGAGCTTGAGCGTTACCTGCAGCAGAACAACATCACCTTCCCCGTGGTGCATACCAGCGCGGGCTATGTTATTGAAAACACCCGCATATCCTCAACGCCGACGTCGGACATCCTGGATAAGGAAGGCAATCCCGTGCGCCGCTTTGTGGGCATTCCCCGTGGCACCGAAATGGATGACCTGATTGAAAGGCTTATGGCACACTGA
- a CDS encoding cytochrome ubiquinol oxidase subunit I, translating to MELATGIGYVDWSRLQFAVTAMFHFIFVPLTLGLAFIVAIMETIYVKTGDEYWKMVTKFWMKLFAINFVVGISTGLIMEFQFGTNWSNYSWLVGDIFGAPLAVEGIVAFFLEATFFAVMFFGWDKVRQGTHLFATWMVAIGSNLSALWILIANGWMQYPVGSHFNPDTARNEMLNFWEILFSPVAITKFLHTVASGYVVAALFVVGISAWYLLKKRDVQFAKRSMAIGAAFGLMMSIFLAMSGDESGYEIAQKQPMKLAAMEGLYDGERQAGVVALGMLTPGKRPGDDRDPFLFDIHIPYALSFMGYRDVNAFVPGINDLVYGNSTEGIESASTLIERGKTAQSALASYKQAQDNGDFVAAARYRALVEQNAPYIGYGYLENPTDIVPPVALTFYSFRVMVGLGVFFIALFAGIFFFLRRGTIEDKPWFLRLCVFSIPLGFIAAQAGWLVAEIGRQPWAIQDLLPVQAAATSIGAGAVQITFWLFVLLFIIFFIAGLRVMLQQIVIGPQGGK from the coding sequence ATGGAGTTGGCTACCGGAATAGGGTACGTGGACTGGTCACGTCTGCAGTTCGCGGTTACCGCAATGTTTCACTTTATTTTTGTTCCGCTCACGCTCGGTCTTGCCTTTATCGTGGCTATCATGGAAACCATCTACGTCAAAACCGGTGATGAATACTGGAAGATGGTGACAAAGTTCTGGATGAAGCTCTTTGCCATCAACTTCGTGGTCGGTATTTCCACCGGGCTCATTATGGAATTTCAATTTGGCACCAACTGGTCCAACTACTCCTGGCTGGTGGGCGATATTTTTGGCGCTCCTTTGGCCGTGGAGGGTATTGTGGCCTTCTTCCTGGAGGCGACTTTCTTCGCCGTCATGTTTTTTGGCTGGGACAAGGTACGCCAGGGAACGCACCTCTTCGCCACCTGGATGGTTGCCATCGGTTCCAACCTTTCAGCATTGTGGATTCTTATCGCCAACGGCTGGATGCAGTATCCGGTGGGATCGCACTTCAATCCCGACACGGCACGCAATGAAATGCTCAACTTCTGGGAGATTCTCTTTTCGCCAGTGGCCATCACCAAATTCCTGCACACGGTAGCCAGTGGCTATGTGGTTGCCGCTCTCTTTGTGGTGGGCATCAGCGCCTGGTATCTGCTTAAAAAACGCGATGTGCAGTTCGCCAAGCGCAGTATGGCCATCGGCGCGGCCTTCGGCCTGATGATGTCCATATTCCTGGCCATGAGCGGCGATGAATCCGGCTACGAGATTGCCCAGAAGCAGCCCATGAAGCTGGCTGCCATGGAAGGTCTCTATGATGGCGAGCGTCAGGCTGGCGTCGTGGCCCTGGGGATGCTGACACCAGGAAAACGACCTGGTGACGACCGCGACCCCTTCCTCTTTGATATCCATATTCCCTATGCTCTCTCCTTCATGGGCTATCGTGATGTCAATGCCTTTGTGCCTGGCATCAATGATCTGGTCTACGGAAATTCCACCGAGGGAATTGAATCGGCCAGCACCCTGATTGAACGTGGCAAGACCGCGCAGTCAGCCCTGGCATCATACAAGCAGGCCCAGGACAACGGCGACTTTGTGGCAGCGGCACGGTACCGTGCGCTCGTGGAGCAAAACGCTCCCTACATCGGTTACGGCTACCTGGAAAACCCCACTGACATTGTTCCGCCGGTGGCTCTGACATTCTACAGCTTCCGGGTCATGGTAGGCCTTGGGGTCTTCTTCATTGCCCTCTTCGCCGGTATTTTCTTCTTCCTGCGACGAGGGACCATAGAAGACAAGCCCTGGTTCCTGCGCCTGTGCGTCTTCTCCATCCCCCTTGGCTTTATCGCCGCCCAGGCCGGCTGGCTGGTAGCTGAAATCGGGCGTCAGCCCTGGGCCATCCAGGATCTGTTGCCGGTACAGGCTGCCGCAACCTCTATTGGCGCGGGCGCGGTGCAGATCACCTTCTGGCTCTTTGTCCTGCTGTTTATCATCTTCTTCATTGCCGGTCTGCGGGTTATGCTGCAGCAGATCGTCATCGGACCACAGGGAGGCAAGTGA
- a CDS encoding NAD-binding protein produces the protein MIRMLETDRRVVLCGLGYFEQRLLAELDQGWNPIVIDLDQRKTGLLANNFPGTEFITGDASSIVTWKKLPLASIDSIIVAVKESDISLEICRLVREFFHLEVPLMVLIYEDSDEDAYLPFNVVPIKPFSVSINIILNKLQRNYSKAIDIGLKRGEIIELSVLAKSHLTDRKIRTLRPSKWFIAALYRNNEIVLPVGEEVVQVGDRVVLFGEPKILESLANTFLQGTPQFPVQYGNAIAAPLDRNFPTTVDEVVYLFRHLKANRLNFYPLRDRLSSELTEKVRQNRDISFSIEPSIPHIMQIVGSGEQTGLFSIPGNQSWFFWSFTGKEIFRMARKPFFISRGTHPFTSIYISLNCNEPVYALEVGMELSQMLQIPLRVLFVALPRELRGREEVEEVQQRQELVSDFGNIYKTKIDYRVLEGNPVLQTLAALKDARSGLLITAHDSTSPLSFFRPNVPFLLTRKTHLSTLVVVHGDRV, from the coding sequence ATGATACGAATGCTGGAGACAGATCGCCGTGTGGTATTATGTGGCCTTGGTTACTTTGAACAACGGCTGCTGGCGGAACTGGACCAGGGTTGGAATCCTATTGTCATAGATCTTGATCAACGCAAGACAGGGTTGCTTGCAAACAATTTTCCCGGTACAGAGTTTATTACCGGCGATGCCAGCAGTATTGTGACCTGGAAAAAACTCCCACTAGCCAGCATTGATTCCATTATCGTCGCCGTCAAGGAGTCGGATATCAGTCTGGAAATCTGCCGTCTGGTACGGGAATTTTTCCATCTGGAAGTACCATTGATGGTGTTGATTTACGAAGATTCTGACGAAGATGCCTACCTTCCTTTTAATGTCGTGCCCATCAAGCCCTTCAGCGTTTCCATCAATATCATCCTCAATAAACTGCAGCGCAACTACTCCAAAGCAATTGACATTGGCCTGAAGCGCGGAGAGATTATCGAACTCTCTGTTCTGGCAAAATCCCATCTGACCGATCGCAAGATCCGCACCCTGCGACCCTCAAAGTGGTTTATAGCGGCTTTATACCGCAATAACGAAATTGTTCTGCCGGTGGGTGAGGAGGTGGTTCAGGTTGGTGATCGGGTGGTGCTCTTCGGGGAGCCAAAGATCCTCGAAAGTCTCGCCAATACGTTCCTGCAGGGAACTCCACAGTTTCCCGTTCAGTATGGAAACGCCATTGCGGCACCATTGGATAGAAACTTTCCGACCACAGTTGATGAAGTGGTGTACCTCTTTCGCCACCTCAAGGCAAATCGCCTGAATTTTTACCCATTGCGGGATCGTTTAAGCTCTGAACTCACTGAGAAAGTGCGGCAGAACCGTGACATCTCCTTTTCTATTGAGCCCTCAATTCCGCATATCATGCAAATTGTGGGGAGTGGAGAGCAGACAGGGCTCTTCAGTATTCCAGGAAATCAAAGCTGGTTTTTCTGGAGCTTTACCGGCAAAGAAATTTTCCGCATGGCGCGCAAGCCCTTCTTTATTTCCAGGGGAACGCATCCTTTCACCAGTATTTACATATCTTTGAACTGCAATGAGCCCGTATACGCCCTTGAAGTTGGCATGGAACTTTCGCAGATGCTGCAGATACCTCTCAGGGTGCTTTTTGTCGCGCTGCCCCGTGAGTTGCGTGGTCGTGAAGAGGTGGAAGAGGTGCAACAGCGCCAGGAGCTGGTTTCGGACTTCGGGAATATTTACAAGACCAAAATTGACTATCGGGTGCTGGAGGGAAATCCTGTTCTGCAGACTCTGGCAGCACTGAAAGACGCCAGGAGCGGATTGTTGATCACGGCCCACGATTCCACGTCGCCCCTCTCCTTCTTTCGTCCCAATGTTCCCTTTTTGCTGACCCGCAAGACGCACCTCTCTACTTTGGTAGTTGTGCATGGTGACCGGGTATGA
- a CDS encoding Tim44 domain-containing protein, which produces MKRFPFVLLLIFVFIYSISTSHAAPSSNSATFSIFDILFIGAIIFFIVRALRGRTSRNNNPKDDWTLGGKDQDSYSPTASNEPRTTPGADKITSLYPEQTTHKGLRPIEMSDPNFTEGDFLAAAREVFSTVQQAKANEELEQIEFLMDKAMLNQLQEDIATWRKEGKRVQLDSATIHSALVADAIQQMGTDCITVKFEATLDRTFLPVDVEGEPEPVHETVTEYWRFMRNIGEAAWQLIGVYDADEYEE; this is translated from the coding sequence ATGAAGCGTTTTCCCTTTGTACTCCTGCTCATCTTTGTGTTCATATATTCCATTTCCACATCCCATGCGGCACCATCCTCCAATTCCGCCACATTCAGTATTTTTGATATTCTCTTTATCGGCGCGATCATCTTCTTCATCGTGCGCGCCCTGCGCGGTCGCACTTCCCGCAACAACAACCCCAAGGACGACTGGACCCTCGGCGGCAAAGACCAGGACAGCTATTCCCCTACCGCCAGCAACGAACCGCGCACAACACCCGGTGCAGACAAGATTACCTCCCTGTATCCTGAACAGACAACCCACAAAGGACTGCGCCCCATTGAGATGAGCGACCCCAACTTCACGGAAGGTGACTTTCTGGCTGCCGCCCGCGAGGTTTTCAGCACAGTGCAGCAGGCCAAGGCCAACGAAGAGCTTGAACAGATTGAGTTCCTGATGGACAAGGCTATGCTCAACCAGCTTCAGGAGGACATTGCCACCTGGCGCAAAGAGGGCAAGCGCGTTCAGCTGGATTCCGCCACCATCCACTCGGCACTGGTGGCCGATGCCATTCAGCAGATGGGAACGGACTGCATTACGGTGAAATTTGAAGCAACCCTGGACCGCACTTTCCTGCCTGTCGATGTTGAGGGTGAACCTGAGCCGGTACACGAAACAGTCACGGAATACTGGCGCTTCATGCGCAATATCGGCGAAGCCGCCTGGCAGCTGATAGGCGTGTATGACGCCGACGAGTACGAGGAGTAA
- the argC gene encoding N-acetyl-gamma-glutamyl-phosphate reductase: MIRAAIIGATGYTGAELMRILLLHPEATLEVATSQSSCTERVTDHYPALHGLCDLRFEENIPESIARRIDVVFLALPHGEAMEAAIAYHQLGVRVIDLSADFRIDDAGAYRNIYGKDHLAPQLLRQKVYGLSEINRTAIAASSLVANPGCYPTCTLLSVAPLAQKGLLCNPVIVDAKSGVSGAGKKPGPRTHFVEINEGFSPYGVGTHRHQPEITQEMDKLGTLQSDVIFTPHLLPLSRGMLTTTYLGLQPGTTVEQVVTAYEQFCQHEPFVYFLGLDRFPSVRDVRGSNNCFIGIHIDIAHQRAIVIAAIDNLMKGASGQAVQNMNIMFGLPEDCGLKGMLQVL; the protein is encoded by the coding sequence ATGATACGGGCCGCCATTATCGGGGCTACCGGCTACACCGGCGCGGAGCTGATGCGTATTCTGCTGCTCCATCCGGAAGCAACCCTGGAAGTCGCCACCAGTCAGTCCAGCTGCACAGAGCGCGTCACCGACCACTATCCGGCCCTGCATGGCCTGTGCGATCTTCGCTTCGAAGAGAACATACCGGAGTCCATAGCCAGGCGCATCGATGTGGTCTTTCTGGCGCTGCCCCATGGCGAGGCCATGGAAGCGGCCATTGCCTACCACCAGCTGGGGGTGAGGGTTATCGACCTGAGCGCCGATTTCCGCATTGATGACGCCGGCGCCTATCGGAATATCTACGGCAAAGACCACCTGGCCCCCCAACTGTTGCGTCAGAAAGTCTATGGCCTCAGTGAGATCAATCGCACCGCCATTGCCGCCAGCTCTCTGGTGGCCAATCCCGGCTGCTATCCCACCTGCACACTGCTCTCGGTGGCTCCCTTGGCGCAGAAGGGCCTTCTCTGCAATCCCGTCATCGTCGACGCCAAAAGTGGTGTCAGTGGTGCTGGCAAGAAGCCCGGCCCCCGCACCCACTTTGTGGAAATCAACGAAGGTTTCTCTCCCTATGGCGTGGGCACCCACCGCCACCAGCCGGAGATCACCCAGGAGATGGACAAGCTGGGCACTCTGCAAAGTGACGTGATATTCACCCCCCACCTGCTCCCCCTGAGTCGTGGCATGCTGACCACCACCTACCTGGGACTGCAACCCGGCACCACGGTGGAACAGGTTGTGACTGCCTATGAACAGTTCTGCCAGCACGAACCCTTTGTGTACTTTCTGGGCCTGGACCGTTTCCCCAGTGTGCGCGACGTGCGTGGCTCCAATAACTGTTTCATCGGCATACACATCGACATTGCCCATCAGCGGGCCATCGTGATTGCTGCCATTGATAACCTGATGAAGGGTGCGTCGGGGCAGGCGGTGCAGAACATGAACATCATGTTCGGCCTTCCCGAAGACTGCGGCCTGAAGGGTATGCTTCAAGTGCTCTGA